The nucleotide window AAAGCTTAGCATTGCAAAATGCCATTAAACCAGCTCCTAATCCTCCTGCTGCCCCTGAGCCAGGAGTATTTAGTATGTCTTTTCCCACCTTTTCCTTAAGCACTATGGCATAATGTTTTAGATTTTTATCTAACTCTTGTATCATTTTTGGCGTTGCCCCTTTTTGAGGTCCATATATATGGGATGCCCCATCCTTACCACATAAGGGATTGGTAACATCTGAGATTACGATGATCTCTACATCTTCTAGACGTTTATCTATTTTAGAGATATCAATATCCCATAAACCCCTAAGTTTTCCCCCACCATAACCTATTTCTTTTCCATTTTTATCCTTGAATGAAACTCCCAGGGCTTGGGCCATACCTACACCACCATCATTGGTAGCACTCCCTCCGATGCCTACAAATATCTTTTTGCATCCTTTATCTATAGCATCTTTGATCATTTGACCCGTCCCATAGGTTGTTGTCACCATAGGATCTAGCTCTTCTTCTTTAACTAATGTTAGTCCTGAAGCCGCTGCCATTTCTATTACAGCTATATTTTCCTCTAAAATCCCATACCTAGCTTTAATTTTTTTACCTCGGGGTCCTATGATTTCTATTTCTTCATATTTCCCTCCTGTACCTATTACCAATGTATCTACCGTACCTTCTCCACCATCGGCTACTGGAATTTTTACTACCTCTGCATCAGGGTGAACTTTTCTTATTCCCTTTTCTATTGCGTCCGCAACTTCTAGAGAGGAAGAACTACCTTTAAAAGAATCAGAAGCGATAACTATCTTCATTTTTATCCCTCTTTCTGTGTCAACTCTTTTTTCATAAACTCATCAGCTATTAAACTGCACAATCTTTATTTCTTCAATTTTAAAATTCATTATTTTTCATTCGCTTCTTGATAACGTTATCACGAGTAATAAAATAATAAAAAACATCTTGTCATTCTCACTATTCATTAATGTAGGATTTAAAACAATGTGAATGTTTTAAAAAATCTTGTTTTAGCTATCCTCTCACTGATAATTCTAAAGTTATTGGGAAAATTAATCTATGTTATAGCAAACAAATAACAGGGAATAATTTCCCTGTTATTTTGTTATCAATGCTAGATAGGATTTAATTTTCTAATGTATATAATGTAATGGCTAAGTACAAAATAGCTGAATCCTCGATATTTCTAGCATCATAGCCTGTTAGAGCTTTTATTCTTTTTAATTTATATTGCACTGTATTTTTGTGTATATATAATTCCTCAGCAGTTTTCGTAATTGATCCATTGTTTTGAAAATATTTGCCTAAAAATTCTATATATTCATCCATTTGATTCATATCAATATTTCTAAAAACTTTTTGGATATATTCTTGTTTTATTCTTTGAGGGATTTCATCTAAAAAAAGTTCTATATCTAGTTCAGAATATTCTATTATACATTTTGTCTGGGAAGTTAGAGCAACATCTAAGGCTTTTCTAGCCTCTAGATAGGATGTTCTCATGGCATCGGCGCTACTACTAATGCCACCAATACCAAAGCAAACTTTAATATCATATTTCTTTTCTATATTTTCATGAATACTCTGGATCAGAGAATGTATTTCCTTCAATGTATTTGTATCTAATAGCATAATGTAATTCATGCCACTTTGGATAATCAAATTTTGTTTGTTAAAGTCTACATATCCTTGTATTATATTGTATATTTTTTCATAGATGGCTGGTGTATTCAGCATTTTCTCTTCATATTTTTCTCTAATTCTAGCCACAACCACAATTCTTGGAATATTTATTTTAATATTGAGTAATTCAGAGCGTATCATTAG belongs to Irregularibacter muris and includes:
- a CDS encoding glycerate kinase family protein, coding for MKIVIASDSFKGSSSSLEVADAIEKGIRKVHPDAEVVKIPVADGGEGTVDTLVIGTGGKYEEIEIIGPRGKKIKARYGILEENIAVIEMAAASGLTLVKEEELDPMVTTTYGTGQMIKDAIDKGCKKIFVGIGGSATNDGGVGMAQALGVSFKDKNGKEIGYGGGKLRGLWDIDISKIDKRLEDVEIIVISDVTNPLCGKDGASHIYGPQKGATPKMIQELDKNLKHYAIVLKEKVGKDILNTPGSGAAGGLGAGLMAFCNAKLYPGIEKILDINNIDEHLMDADLVITGEGKIDSQSIYGKVPVGVAKRAYKYSVPVVAIVGSVGEGASAVYEHGVNAIMDIIPRPMTLSEAMENAPALIEETAESAMRMWGLKSIRATSTC
- a CDS encoding CdaR family transcriptional regulator → MNVPQYLAKDIVGRMKEIINQDINYIDTKGVIMASTDEKRIGTFHGGAKRVLSGKNEIIIHYDEEYPGAKQGINLPVYFENNIVGVIGITGKEEEVGRYGKIIQSMTEILIKEAYLVEQKNIGRETKRQFVEELLFRRHKTDEKTLMIRSELLNIKINIPRIVVVARIREKYEEKMLNTPAIYEKIYNIIQGYVDFNKQNLIIQSGMNYIMLLDTNTLKEIHSLIQSIHENIEKKYDIKVCFGIGGISSSADAMRTSYLEARKALDVALTSQTKCIIEYSELDIELFLDEIPQRIKQEYIQKVFRNIDMNQMDEYIEFLGKYFQNNGSITKTAEELYIHKNTVQYKLKRIKALTGYDARNIEDSAILYLAITLYTLEN